One Eurosta solidaginis isolate ZX-2024a chromosome 5, ASM4086904v1, whole genome shotgun sequence DNA segment encodes these proteins:
- the Diap1 gene encoding death-associated inhibitor of apoptosis 1 has translation MSETITEKPSTYKATTNATHFLGTYFRPFFYATPSCDVTDNKTNELYHHQWKPEQFTMDEKYQREDERLKTFENWPLEWLNKKELAQTGLFYTGEDDKVKCYFCEVEIGRWEREDQPVNEHLRFSPNCPLLRRRTTNNVPLNSDTLNRILPPISYDVCGNEGLEFETTGSVESNLQQSNNVGEDLTTSAATAGLGVATYQYDSIASSGATTTAAAQYNNHSLNHTHRCGNSNNDLQLYRPEYPEYAIEAARIRSFAEWPRNMKQRPKQLADAGFFYTGIGDRVKCFSCGCGLKDWDDDDEPWEQHALWLPKCRYLNLLKGQNFIDAVAAKFKTQNEKCSSEATTTETEDEQQPPTPACTPPTIDTSNQPPTPATCTTITGSAKASQAAEKSNVQQQQPPAIAEEKLCKICYADEYNTAFLPCGHVVACAKCASSVSKCPVCRKPFTNVMRVFFP, from the coding sequence atgTCTGAAACTATAACTGAGAAACCCTCAACATACAAAGCCACCACGAATGCGACCCATTTTTTGGGTACATATTTTCGACCATTTTTCTATGCAACACCCAGCTGCGACGTAACGGATAATAAAACGAATGAACTATATCATCATCAATGGAAACCCGAACAATTTACTATGGATGAAAAATATCAACGTGAAGATGAACGTTTAAAAACATTCGAAAATTGGCCACTCGAATGGTTGAATAAGAAGGAGCTAGCCCAAACTGGTCTCTTTTATACGGGTGAGGATGATAAGGTGAAATGTTATTTTTGTGAAGTTGAAATTGGACGCTGGGAACGTGAAGATCAACCCGTAAATGAACATTTACGTTTCTCACCCAATTGTCCGTTGTTGAGAAGGCGCACTACCAATAATGTGCCACTCAATAGTGATACATTGAATCGTATTTTACCGCCTATTAGCTATGATGTTTGTGGTAATGAAGGACTCGAATTTGAAACGACGGGTAGTGTTGAATCAAATTTGCAGCAGAGCAACAACGTTGGTGAAGATTTGACGACGTCTGCTGCAACAGCTGGTTTAGGCGTTGCTACGTATCAATATGATAGCATAGCTAGTAGCGGTGCGACAACAACAGCAGCGGCGCAATACAATAACCACAGTCTCAATCATACACACAGATGTGGTAATAGTAATAATGATTTACAATTGTATCGGCCTGAATATCCTGAATATGCTATAGAGGCAGCACGTATACGTTCATTTGCTGAATGGCCACGTAATATGAAACAACGTCCAAAACAATTAGCGGATGCTGGTTTCTTCTATACAGGCATTGGTGATCGCGTAAAGTGTTTTAGTTGTGGTTGTGGTCTAAAAGATTgggatgatgatgatgaaccATGGGAACAGCATGCGCTTTGGTTACCTAAATGTCGttatttgaatttgttaaaaGGACAAAACTTTATTGATGCTGTTGCCGCTAAATTTAAAACGCAAAATGAGAAGTGTAGCAGCGAAGCTACTACAACTGAAACTGAAGATGAACAGCAACCACCAACACCCGCATGTACGCCACCAACAATAGATACATCAAATCAGCCGCCAACACCAGCGACGTGTACAACAATAACGGGGTCAGCGAAAGCGTCCCAAGCAGCAGAAAAATCCAATGTACAACAACAGCAGCCACCAGCAATTGCTGAGGAGAAACTGTGCAAAATATGCTATGCCGATGAGTATAATACCGCGTTTTTACCCTGCGGTCATGTGGTGGCATGCGCCAAATGTGCGTCGTCGGTGTCAAAATGTCCGGTTTGTCGGAAACCCTTTACAAATGTGATGCGTGTATTTTTTCCTTAA